The Chloroflexota bacterium genome includes the window GGAGCGTGTCCGCGTCGCGCATGACGTACATGGGCGGCAACGCGATCAAGGGCGCGGCTGAACGTGCGTTGAAAAAATGGAACGACGAGGAACGTCCGGCAATTGCCGAGTACAAATATCTCGCGCCGCCCACGACGAACTATGATCCGGAAACCGGCAAATCGAAACCGAACGTCGCGTACGGGTACGTCGCCGAAGCGGTCGAGGTGCAAGTGGACGCCGAGACCGGGCAAGTGCGCGTGGTGCGCGTGACGTGCGTGGACGATGTGGGCAAGGCGATCAATCCCAGGTTGATTGAAGGACAAATTGAAGGCGCCATCGCGCAGGCGCAGGGTTGGACGATTCAAGAAAACTTCCAATCGAAGAATGGCAATGTGCTAACGCCGACATTTTCGACGTACCTGATCCCAGGAATCCTGGATGTGCCAGATCGAGTGGACTCGGTGATCCTGGAATATCCGGACCGCGATGGACCCTGGGGCGTGCGCGGCATGGCGGAGATGCCGTTCATCCCGCTCGCGCCGGCGCTCATCGCGGCGGTGCACGATGCGACCGGCGTGTGGTTCGACGAATTTCCGCTGACACCGTGGCGCGTAGTCGAAGGGCTGAAGCAAAAACAAATCGAACGCGCATAAAAAATGAAAGCGACCAAAGATCGGATCATCCGTGAGTTGACTGAAACACGTCAGCATATTCTCGATCTGGTAGCAACACTTGCGCCGGAAAAACGGGATGTGATCTTCCTCGGCACGTGGTCGGTCCAGGATTTGCTCGCGCATCTTGCCGGTTGGGATTTCACGAACGCGGATTCGGTGAAGGAAATCCGTCGCGGCAAAATGCCGAGTTGCCTCACGCATTGGAATCCAAATTGGGCGGCATACAACGCCAAGCTGGTTCAGAAATACAAACACGCCAACTGGGGTGAGATGCTGGACTTGATTCAGTTATCGCATCATGACCTCATCAAGTTTCTCGCAAAAATCTCCGCGACAGATTTCGAGAAAGATTTCGCCGTGCGTTCGCCGCGCGGCAGGACCATCACAATTGCTAACTTTCTTCAAACCGAAATAGACGACGAACGTAAACATGGTCAACAGATTCGGCATTGGGTCGAATCCAATGTCCGAACGGAGCAAACGCCATGAGAATTTTCGTTACGGGCGGAACCGGCTTTATCGGCAGATCGCTCGTGTCGCAACTCATCCAACGCGGCGACCAAGTCGTGTGCCTTGTCCGCGATCCGGCAAAAGCCGGCGGATTGGCGCAAG containing:
- a CDS encoding ClbS/DfsB family four-helix bundle protein encodes the protein MKATKDRIIRELTETRQHILDLVATLAPEKRDVIFLGTWSVQDLLAHLAGWDFTNADSVKEIRRGKMPSCLTHWNPNWAAYNAKLVQKYKHANWGEMLDLIQLSHHDLIKFLAKISATDFEKDFAVRSPRGRTITIANFLQTEIDDERKHGQQIRHWVESNVRTEQTP